A region of Paroedura picta isolate Pp20150507F unplaced genomic scaffold, Ppicta_v3.0 Ppicta_v3_sca21, whole genome shotgun sequence DNA encodes the following proteins:
- the LOC143828235 gene encoding synaptosomal-associated protein 25-like: MSANGTAESERGAIQCRINHVTNESLDSTRRMVHLVEETKDAGIRTLVMLDEQGEQLDRIEEGLDQIHQNMKQAEKNLSDMAKCCGLFVCPCGKLKNIKALEAYKTVSGNSQDDVVSRQPCMVADGNQMVMSGPFIQRITKDDAEEEMEQNMNYVDSLLGNLRNMAIDIGNEIDIQNNQMDNIAEKVDTNDTRIRGANSITAKMLKSS, encoded by the exons ATGTCGGCCAACGGAACGGCGGAATCCGAACGGGGAGCCATCCAATGTCGCATCAACCATGTCACCAACGAG TCTTTGGACAGCACTCGGCGGATGGTCCATCTGGTGGAGGAG ACCAAAGATGCTGGGATCCGGACCTTGGTAATGCTGGACGAACAGGGAG AGCAACTGGACCGGATTGAGGAAGGCTTAGATCAAATCCATCAAAATATGAAGCAAGCAGAGAAAAACCTTTCGGACATGGCCAAATGCTGCGGGCTTTTCGTCTGCCCCTGCGGCAA GTTAAAGAACATCAAAGCCCTGGAGGCTTATAAGACCGTGTCCGGGAACAGCCAGGATGACGTTGTGTCTCGGCAGCCCTGTATGGTGGCCGACGGGAACCAGATGGTCATGAGCGGGCCCTTCATTCAGAG GATCACGAAAGACGATGCCGAAGAGGAGATGGAGCAGAACATGAACTACGTCGACAGCTTGTTGGGCAACCTGCGGAACATGGCCATCGACATTGGCAACGAGATCGACATCCAGAACAACCAAATGGACAACATTGCGGAAAAG GTCGATACGAATGACACACGTATCAGAGGGGCCAATTCCATCACCGCCAAGATGTTGAAGTCATCCTGA